In Candidatus Babeliales bacterium, the DNA window CACAATACTTCTTTTTTCGGATGGTCCAATACCATTTGTGAAATTGTAGGTACATTCTCAATAACTGCAGAAGGCATGTTTATTTTTTTATTAAATAACTCATTTTTAAAATTGAGTAAATTTGAAACACATACATGCAAACCACGGATATTAGATAAATTAGCATTATTTTGTGCTTTTACCATAATGCGTAATGCATCAGCTTTTTTTGATTTGGGCAATTCAAGCCTTACATGATGATAATTAGTGCTTTGTGTGCGTTCTTCTTTAAATGAACGCTGCTCTTCTTTCCCCCAATGCATCATAGTATGCCAATCGTACCACTTTTTTGTCACTACATCACGAACTTGAGCATGAAAAGAAAAATATCCATTCTGAGGCCTAAATGCATTCCAAGAAAAAATTAATTGAGTAAACTGAGGAGTGCTCAGTTTAGAAAAAAGAATTTTGGATTTTTCTTTATTTTGTAGCGCTTGTTCAGAAGTAAATCGTTTGGTGTAAGTCCATGTCCATGGTACTACTGAATCGGCAAGTACAATCGCTGAAAAAAATAAGATCGGTAGTACCATATAATATTGCTTCATTACTAACTCTCCTGTCATTACCATACTGAAAAAAATACAACCAAATCAATAAAACTTGCAATTCTCACCAATTTACTACGATTCTATCTTATCCCTTGATATTATTTATTCAAATTGAAAATAATATATATGTAAAGTTTATTGTAAATCTTATTAGGAGTTGTCTTGTTAAAAAAAACCTTGCTCCTTTTATTAAGTTCATTTTTTATATTAATACCTGTTTATGGGCAAAAAGCAGTTACTATTACACCAGTTGCTGATTTACTTGGACAACCCATGAAGCAACTTGATGCAAAAAATATTTCGAAAGCCTATCAGAGCATACCGATTTGTGGAAAAAAAGGTACTTATGCATGTCCGCGCATTCACCAATTATTATTTAATGAAGTTGTTACAATATTAGAAGAAAAAAATAATGAAGTCCGTATACAATTACCAAATTTATTTTTTCAAACAAATAAGGATAATACGCTATACAATACCTATTGGACACTTAAAAAAAATCTAATTAGCTTTGAGGCGCTGAAAAAAAAAGACATTAATCTAGCGCATATTCCTATGCCAATTATGTATGATACGCAAAAAAATGAACCACAAAAAATTGTCACGCTTATTGATCCATATAAAGAGCAAAAAACTGGTTTATCATTCTCTGCTGGCACACGATTTATAAAAGCAAAACAAAATCAAGAAAGTATTGATGTTTACGCATTAAATCCCAAAATAATGAAGATAATTACTATCACAATTCCACAAAAAATATGCATTGAACCCAATTCTTTGAGTAATCAACAAAAGCAATCTTTATTTGTACAATTATTAAAGCAATGGGCTAATAAATCTACTGGCTTTATACCATATGTTTGGGGCGGTTGCAGCTTTATGAATCTTTGCAACACTGATTCGTTTAGCTTGCAAGAAAGCAAATTATACAAAAATGAAGTAAGCACCTTTTTTAAACGAACTGATATCCCTAATCCATATGCCGGTTTTGATTGTGCCGGTCTTATTTCACGCGCTACGCAGTTATGCGGTATTCCATATTTTTATAAAAATACCACAACTCTCGGTAAAAATTTAACTCCACTATCACCAAACCAAAAACTTTCTGCTGGCGATCTTGTTTGGCTCCCAGGCCATGTGATGGTTGTTGGCGATTTGAAAAAAAATACAATTATTGAAGCACGGCATTATAGCCATGGCTATGGCAAGTTGCATGAAATACCCGTAAATAGCATATTTAAAGGTATTAACAATCTAGCACAACTGCAACAAGCTTTTTTTGAAAAAAAACCGCTCAAGCGTTTAGCAATTAACCAAAAAGTAGTGCAAACGATTAATGAATTTAAGTTATTACGGTTGGCCAGTGTATGGGAAAAATAAGAAAAAAAAGAGAGCGGCATGCGCTCTCTTTAGATTAGTTTAATTTCTTGGATAAGATATTATTTATTGTTGTTTCAATATCAAGCAAAGAATCAATTATTAGATTATTATTCAATTTGGTTTCATTAAGAAGATCACCTATTAATTTTAATTTGTCTTGAATAATTACCGCTTCAGACCTATGGTCCTTTTTTATATTTTTTAATTTGCTTTGTAGTTTTCCAAGTCGTTGAATTTGCGCATGCTTTGCTTGGATATTAATACCAATATTTGATTGATTAAGATTCATATCTCGCACAATTTGATTAAATTCATTCAATAATTTTTTATTATTTTTATTTTCCTCAATTGCTTTGATATCTAATGTATCAGCTATATCTTTTATAGATGACAACCTGATATAAGCTTTATACAATTTCATGTAAATTCTTATTGCTTTTTCATAATGTGGTGCAATAACCCAATTTAAAGGGTTTTTAGATTTGATCAATAATATTGATG includes these proteins:
- a CDS encoding C39 family peptidase, which codes for MKQYYMVLPILFFSAIVLADSVVPWTWTYTKRFTSEQALQNKEKSKILFSKLSTPQFTQLIFSWNAFRPQNGYFSFHAQVRDVVTKKWYDWHTMMHWGKEEQRSFKEERTQSTNYHHVRLELPKSKKADALRIMVKAQNNANLSNIRGLHVCVSNLLNFKNELFNKKINMPSAVIENVPTISQMVLDHPKKEVLCSPTSSCMLVSNLIKKNIDPVQFAQKAYDNGLNAYGSWPFNTAHAFECANGSFYFCVQRLSAFIDLYRMLAKKIPVVVSVRGVLLGAPKEYDKGHLLIVIGWDNQNKKVICHDPAFEDIQKTRVSYDINSFLSAWERSRRLAYCGFPA